One genomic region from Rhizomicrobium palustre encodes:
- the wrbA gene encoding NAD(P)H:quinone oxidoreductase: protein MPKVLVLYYSSYGHIESMAKAVAEGAREVGAEVDIKRVPELVPPEIAAKAHFKLDQEAPVAKVEELADYDAIIVGTGTRFGRMSSQMANFLDQAGGLWARGALNGKVGGAFTSTATQHGGQETTLFTIITNLLHFGMVIVGLDYGHAGQMTLDEITGGSPYGASTIAGGDGSRQPSANELTGARYQGRKIAEVAKKLHG, encoded by the coding sequence ATGCCCAAAGTCCTGGTCCTGTATTATTCGTCCTACGGTCATATCGAAAGCATGGCCAAAGCGGTCGCCGAAGGCGCGCGTGAGGTTGGTGCTGAGGTCGATATCAAGCGCGTGCCGGAATTGGTGCCGCCTGAAATCGCTGCCAAGGCCCATTTCAAGCTCGATCAAGAAGCGCCCGTCGCCAAGGTCGAGGAGCTGGCCGATTACGATGCGATCATTGTCGGCACCGGCACCCGCTTTGGCCGCATGTCGTCTCAGATGGCGAATTTCTTGGACCAGGCCGGCGGGCTGTGGGCGCGTGGCGCGCTCAATGGCAAGGTCGGTGGCGCTTTTACCTCCACCGCAACCCAGCATGGCGGTCAGGAAACCACGCTCTTTACGATCATTACAAACTTGCTTCATTTCGGCATGGTGATCGTGGGGCTGGATTACGGCCATGCGGGTCAGATGACCCTCGATGAGATCACGGGCGGCTCGCCTTATGGCGCCTCCACCATCGCGGGCGGGGATGGCTCGCGTCAGCCCTCCGCGAATGAACTAACCGGCGCGCGGTATCAGGGCCGTAAGATCGCCGAAGTCGCCAAGAAGCTGCACGGCTGA